In Leopardus geoffroyi isolate Oge1 chromosome D1, O.geoffroyi_Oge1_pat1.0, whole genome shotgun sequence, the genomic stretch TAGAGTTAATTAAATTATCAGGCAGGGCAGTCATGGTGAAACTCTTTAGTTTCACCTGATTCCCACAAACGTTTCCTACTAACAATAAAATAGACCAAAATACAAATTAAGGTTACTCAGTAGATGATTCAGCACAGCCAAAAATGGTAAGAAAGGAAACCTTTCAGATTATCATCTATGTTTCTGCTACTAGTCTCTTGCTTTTATGGTTCTCCTTGGCACAGGCCACATGACAGTGATCTTGCTTCAGCTTTTGGAGGATGGGTTTGTGAAAAGACTAGGATGTAGGCGATCATTTGCCGTCAGAAGCCTTTCCTCTTGGTTTTATACCGAGGTACGAAGTTGAGGTATGTCATCCATAGGAATGCCGTCACGTACATTTTCTCGGCCTGCTGGCATAGATGAATCATTCATAGTTGAGTTATAATAACTAGAGTTCCCAAAACTTGCATCATAAGGTTCCGGTGCATTGTCTAATCGCAGAACtaaaaaagtaaccaaaaaataattattttatggtaACAGTCTGGAGGATGCATGCTGAGGCATCTGCCAGACTATAGAAATTGTTCTAGATGAGTAGGTGAAGTACATCTGTTATATGGGCTTTTCAGACACTAGGTTTGAAATTTAAACGAGTGCATATTTTTCAATACACATATCTTTCCAAGACTAAGAGAACAGTTTAACTTGTAAAATAATTTTGCTGCCGATGGaccaaaaataaaggaaataaaggagaaatcacaacaaAAGGAGAGCAATACTTTTCATGAAGAAGTATAGACATATGTCTCATTGATTTTTGAATCTTGTGAATTTAAAGCATTGTCAACATGTTCAGAATTTTTGCTTCTGgtgcaaaaaataatttttaaaaagtgaagagcATTAATTTTAAATCAGAGTCATGATTTTACTAAGTGTCTCAACATGTTTATGGTTGAGCCagggaagatggagacagaagaaAACTATCTGTAAAAGCTTATGTTTCTTTATGATAGATCCTAGTTATCATGCACTTGACGTTTTCTGATTAACGTtataagagattattttttacttttttaacgaATAGCCAATTATTACTATCTTAATgatcttgagtttattttcaaagagaactTGGCATGTACTAGGTACCTTTAAATATTAAAGCAGTGACTAATTTCTAATTAGATTAGTGATCTAATTATTCATTTAGGTAGTCTCATATTCTAGCTATTCTTTAAGCCATCTGTTTACAAACTGGGTTCCTGGTAACCTGGGGGAGCTGTCTTGAAAGAGTAAAACTGGTGATATGATTGAGTTATTCCCCTCTGCCTCAATCACATCTTAAATTGTATCAGTTTGATAGACTGAGCTTTTGCTTCTGAtaacagataaagaaaagatTCTGGTGTTAAGAAAAAACAAGGTTGGATACCCCTGTTTTTGAAACCCTATCCTTTAATTTGGAAAAGtgccactttttattttatatggatTGCTGGAAACCCCCAAAATAGAATTAAGTTAAATTTTCAATTAACAGATTTGGTTCTGAAGATGAACAATATGTCAGTCATGATCTGAACTTATTAAAATCAAAAGACTTTCTCAACAGGATGTACCAGGGGCATTTaactagtttttttgtttttgtttttgtttttatcatggcAAGCATCCCTTATGTAaaccagaaaacatatttttttcctgtagtattaaaaaaatgaatcaatcatttgaagttatttcatttctattctaaTTAGTATTATTGCATTAAGAACAAATTCAGTGCTTTATTCTTAAcagataaatttctttttcatagatGCTATGGTTGGTCTTTGCTATCACATGAGTGAAAAATTCCTGAATTACTGTGACTTTATGTACCCAAATATAcaactctttatagattctgtTTTAGAgacttattaaaataattgattgAGGGCAACTGTATCTGTGTAAACTTTAGAAGAACTCCAAATTAGAATAAGTCattgttcaggggcacctgggtggctcagtctattgagtgtctgactcctggatttccacttaggtcatgggatcaagccttgtatcaggctctttgctgagtgtggagcctgcttgagattctctctctctttctttctctgtctctgtcctcctcagtcctccccacccaccaacctctctaaaaaataaataaaaacaataagtcATTGTTCAAATTCCTGCTGCTAAGAGATCCAACATGACAAAGAATGGCTTTGCAGTTAGTGCTAACAACACTGGCCATTTTTTCCTTAATAGCATGCCATTATCTTCCAATTTTATAGACATGTTTCAGGTTCTGGGATTTggtttatttaaaagtaattgtGATGCAATGAACCACAGTTCCAAATGGTTTCCAAATTCTACCCACAGGTCCATAATTATTTTGGTTATGgtctttgagaaacagagagagatcaTAATAAATCTTTGGTCTGTTTTTGTCATATGAATCTCTGAATCCCTTCTAGGTAAGGTAGTGAACATTAGCATccctttttaattaaaaccacTGTATGTAGTGAAGTTCTAAAAGTTGTTTTACCTGGTTCGTTTCTGTCATCATAAAGTCGCCGATGGGAAAatgaatctgttttcctttttccgcACAGCAAGTAGCCAACAAGACTAAGTAATGAAGCACCCAGAATAGCACCTAAAATGGCCCCAAATACTActcctgtatttttattctctagagaacaaataaaaaataattaacagataaagaaatagaaaataaattttcaaagaagagaaatatataCATGTGGACTTTATAACAAAGACTgtttaaacaatatatatatatatatataggtatatatatatatatatatataggtatatatatatatatatttatttaattagataatggtgatgtgtgtgtgtatatattttatggaaTACTGAGTATTTGGGATATATTGGCAAATATACCTCCCGATAAAACCacacttcaaattttgaattactTTGAAATACTTCTTAGTTTTAtaactgtctttctttcctttataaacaACAATAGTACTGAAATGCCATGTGTATGCTCCATTAAGATCTGATTTCTCTATGGACTGCCATATTAAGTTTTTAATCAATTCTGAGTCTCTAATGAACTTTAATGATGAAATGAACTTTGAGCTTGTTTCtataataattgaaaaataaaaagctaatggGAATAAGTGGGTAATAGAAAATGAATCTACAAAACCCTAACAGAAAAGGCATTATAAGGAAAAAAGCAGTGTATCCTGATACAGGATATTTCCAGATACAACAAACAGATCATAAGCAAGATGTTTTCAATGTCTTGCATATTGAGAACAGATGTGTAGGTCTGGGGGTTCAAAATTTTACTCAATCTTCCCTTTCACCAAGTACCCTATCTTAAGCTAAGTTATCAATAAACTATGTAATGCTCCCTGAACTCATATTTAGtatattgtattttcagtttaaaaaaaattattaattaagtGGATAAAAttaattagttttattaattAAGGGGTCTTATAAAGTCTGTAATTCTGTATTAAAgcccacttttaaaaaaatcacccataCACTGGAAGCTTTAGagcaaaattattaataaaataaaagtaaagcaaagttaagtaattttcttttgattaaagaGTAAAGGTAGGCATAAGTACATAGCATTCTCAGTATATATATTGAGTGTAGacagacaaaagagagagaatatttattaaaaatctttctgATGTAATACCAGAGGGGATACGAATAAGAGTATGTGTTAAAATTATAgctaaaatgaatatatatgtacacaatgtATTAGTTGCAGTGCTATTTTAAAGCCTagatttcagaatttaaaacttttcctgtaaGCTAACAACTTTCAAGTAggaatgtgtatgtgtgatttTGTGTTTACATCATTAATATAATCTGGAAACAAGTTGTATTGGAAATCATTGAATTCATGGGGGaaaaagtattgttttaaaaatttcaggaaaataaacacttggttagacctgaaaaaataaaagattatgtaTTAGATAACTTTTCTGCTTTACATTTGAAAGCTTGGAATAATCCCTAAATGAATTATTAACATGTTCCCATGAAACAATTTTCTTGTGACACTCACAGCTGTATTCAATTTTCATGGTGTTCATTAGGTACCAACTTAAAAATTCAGGAGGATCTTCTTTGGTTGAGtttatttacatgtaaaatatatatcagttttcttttttcctgtgattgTTCTGTGGTATCAGataatttataaattcatttatttcaattttcacatacgtatgtttttaaagttcagtttTATATTATTCCTGAAAGCATGGGAAATTTCAGGTAGCTTTCTAAGATACAGTGAAAACTGTTATCTAGCATCTCAAAACTGTACCACTACCTCAGTCTCTATTTCTTTTCAGCCTaacctctttttaaatttgtccCACTGTCTCCTTACGTTTCCATACAACAGTGACTAGTGCATGCTGACTTAAGCCCTAAAATCCCTTTACTATTTCCAACGAATATCATGGTCACCCCCTCAAAGTGAGAACCATGTGTGCTATTGCTGActtcctggttttttttgtttgtttgtttttttaatatggcaCATTCCTGAGATATAATCTATATGACTTAGTTCGAGATTCAATTTCAcacaaaaagaaagttaaatccatttatatttacctTCTTGGGGGTCTGATGTGTTTGAGAAGAGTTTTGAATTATTGGTAAACTTTAAGGTGGGCTGTAGAGTGGTCGTTTCTCGATAAGGAGTAAACCCTACGAAGCTATCACTGGTTGTGGTGAGCCATTCATCTGGTTCCGTTATCATGGGGGACGCAGACGTGGTGTTTGGTGCTGCAGGAAGGATGCTAATTGAAATGGAACTGTTGTCAGGAGTTTTCATGGTATCACTGGCTGAAGACCAAGTGAACTTTTCTGAAGATAGAGCAGATGTAGCATCGGGAGGTGCTGAGACAGGCTGAGGATTTTCGTCTGCTATAGATGAGTTCTGAGGCAATTTAGAAACAAAGCCTTGGATCAAGGGAGGATTTGTGGGAAGTGTAGGCGTGGATCTTGGATTCCCAGAAAAGTTGTTTGTCGATGAATTGCCAAAGACCTCTGTTGTTCCATGGTTTTTATTTGATGGATCCCAAAGAGAGGAATTACTTGTCTTGGGATTGGagatttctctattttctttatctgAGCTTAAATTTGCATCACTTTCCAAAGGAACAGATGCATTTTGCATCGCTTTTAAGCCTGCTGCAATGCTTTGTGTTGTGTTTATTTCTAGACCTTCTTCCCCAAGGCTTCCAATTAGTAGTAAActaaacatttttgaaatcaacagaattttggctgaggtcaacATTGTAGCCTTTTTTGGTACTGGTGTAATTAAGgggaatctgaaagaaaaaaataacaagcatctgaattattcaacaaaatagtaaatttttaaaaatggatctacatttttaaagtgatgaggattgagacacctgggtggctcagtaggttaagcatcataCTCTGGATTtccgctgagatcatgacctcacagtttgtgaattcgagccctggggctctgtgctgatacggagcctgcatcagattctctttctctctctctctctctctctctctctctctctctctgtctcaaaaataaataaacttttttaaattttttaaaatgtttttatttatttttgagagagacagagtgcgagtggggaaggggcagagaaagagccagacacagaatacaaagcaggctccaggctctgccccagctgtcagaacagagcctgttgaagggccttgaactcaagaatagtgagatcgtgacccgagcccaagtcagatgcttctccagctgaaccacccaggtgccccccaaaaatctttttaagtgaTAAGGATCTAGATACATAACACTAAATTGATAATACCATACTCTttgttcttaaagtttattttgtttggatTATGTACTAAAAGTAGAGTGAGTTCTATATTCTGtataacatttctttcttctttcttctaaggAAGTGCCATGCCAAAACTTTGTCAAGCCATACACCACTATTCCACTATTTGAAAGATCATTTAGCTTGAGACAAGTTGAAATATATGTATGAACTATGAACATATACATGGAGTTCATATgtatatggaatattatatatagattGCTAAGTAAAGCATTGTAAATATGGGACATGTAGAGCTGGCTGATTTGTTTAAcctatttaagaaaatatgttctttatAAAGATGTAACTTGGAATATTTATGATGAAAATGATGTTGCTGATTGTACAGTATACATACCACTTTCAAGTGAATCAGTCAGGAAATCcacttgaaaatatttcactAGCACCTAATCTGAattatttgaatttgaaattaaCATCCCTTTTTTGACAATACTTTTCACTTCATGATGCCCTTCTTCCTATGAATCCCAAATTAGGGAAATTCAGAAAGACTTTTagattttaggatattttttccTTGTATCCCCTTACTGTGTAAATGAAGAATCTGGCTGGGAGCATGTGTGGAAAAATGACGTTGCCAGATAGTAGCAGAGTTGGGGGTTGAAACCCTTGCACAGTTCTCTTATCCAGGCATATCCTTCTGCATCTGAAGTGTGGAAATGCCACAGTTCACATAGCAGGATATAGGGACAaggttttaaaattagatttatattaaaattctgaCTTGCATTATGGATAACCTGTgaaaaataatcatcataataagcatcatcatcataatcatatTGACCTCGCAATGCTGTTCTGAAGAGTGAAGATTTAAGTACAAGTACCTTAAACAATACCTGACCTAAAGTAAGTAGCTAATAGAcattaacttctatttttttattattagaatatAATTTCTGTGTCTTACATTTCAAAGGGTTTACAGTTTCGTCTTACTTGATCTTCACAATGATCCCTGGAGACCAAAAAAATTATGCTTGTAATATCTTAATTTTGcacaggaagaaactgaggtccagagtggCTAGTAATGAAAACTAGTGAATGGAAGAGTAGCACTGAAATCCAAGACTACTGACTCCAACCTAATTAGATGCTAAAATTTGAAAGATcgttaatattaaaatattcttttaaaaacattaggcTATTCCTCCTCAAAGGATAGAGTCTGAAAACTGATATCCTGCTCTTTGAATTGTATCTTAGAGCTTATTTTTCACTAACAGCATCCAGGGTAGGGAGGTACAACTGCTATTTTTAAGGTCCAGTATTACCTAcctgcctttttttgtttctttaaggcttatttatttatttgagaaagagagtgtgtgtgtgtgtgtatgtgtgtgtgtgtgtgtgtgcgcacgtgtgcgtgcgcgcgcacgctatgggggaggggcagagagaaagggagagagagaatcccaaaaaggctccacgttgtcagcacctagctggacacggggctcgatccgatgaaccatgacatcatgaccttagccgaaatcaagagtcagatgcttaaccaactgagccacccaggctccccacctgcCATTTCTTAAGAGCGCTTCCagaaatttttgtaattattttcaaccttaataattttttattaggGTTTGAGGAGCCTCAATGTActccctttgattttcttttaagtgcCCTCTCCCTGATTAATAGTACCTTACATAGTGGTacaatttaagtatatttatactACAtcctgatatatatattttttcaaaagcttttagTAATTAGTCCATACCTGTGGATTTCTAAGGCTTTACAAATATATGCCATACCTTATGcttatcacttaaaaaattctaCTTAAAAGCCTAGGCAGACAGGCAGACAAGAATATTCATAGgagcattatttataaatgtctCCAGCCTAAACATCCATCAGTAACAGATCAGATAGTAAATTGTGCAATAGTCATACATGAAAACTAACAAACTAGAGCCATGTACAATAGAGGTGATTATGACAAATGTAATGCAGAGCTCACAATGCCAGTTGTAGTGTGTGATTTCGTGtatgtaaaattcaaaaacaagtaaaacctgtcaaaagtttttaaaagaatattaaaagtcaGGAATGTGGTTACttgtgggaaggaaagagacagtaCTGATTAGGTAGCCATGGAAGGGACTTCTGTATGCTTGTGATACTGTCTCTTAACCTGGTAGGGATTACCTAGGTGTTTATATTTGTGATACTGTTcgtttatatttttcacatttctgtgaTAGCCAAGAAAATGGGTATAGGTCctaaaaatgttaacataattGGAAAACATATTACTATTATGCATTTattaagtcagatgcttcacatgttttctcatttaattcttacccAAACCAATCAAAcatacaatgaggaaaggattGTCAATCCTGTTTTACACATAATTAAATGGGGcattaaaaatgtaagtaattGTGACCAAGACCACAGAGCTAATGACTGAGAGATAGGGTTAGGACTCAAACCTCACTATTAAAGCTAGTAATCACTCAACTGCATAAAAGAAGTTACAAAGGAATATAGAAACTGGTTACAAAAGGATCTAGAATTCAGCTGCTTTTTAGAAACTTTTTCCCACCAATATATTTTTAGCACCGCTTCtcaaaattgtattattttaccCAAAGTAGTTTATAATACCATGACTGTAAACACTCGAAAACGAGGGCCTTCTACCTTAAGTACCTCTCAAACACACTAAATACACTTTTATCCCAATTTAAGAAAATGCCAGCAATCGTCTCTATGGTTCTGGGTGAACACCTTTAGCATATAGTTTACAAATTAACAAAACACAAGTTCTTATCCCCAGGACCTTTAGTTTTCACCAACACATTATTAAATGGATGCTCCACCTGgcacatttaaaatacaattcagtTTAGTTTTAGAAATACTTACATGTATCTTTTCAGAAACATCCTTCTGTGAACTCTGCCAGGTTCATAGCAAACATTATAACCTTTCTCATTAATTCCAGTGGTCTGATTTCTTTACGAATTATACTTAGCCACCCATTGTGTCATTACTATACATTTTGACTTGCTTTCCCTACACCTAGGTTATTCTTTCGTCCTAATGAAGTGGTggtcagaggggaaaaaacagcCCTTAGCTGTTCTAATTTTCTCATGTTACATGAGGAATGAGCTTTCACTCCCTTCCCGTAATGAGAATCCACGTATCAAGAGTCAGCAAAGTGAGTTTTGTTGTTCCTGACTCACTTTGTAACATTGAACCACCAAGGGGATCTCTCTACCCTTTACCCAGCTTTTGACTGTAACTTGAAAACCTAAGGTATCAATACCCCAAATGAGCCAAGGCTTCTGTTACTGCCTATAATTTATCtcgagggaaaagaaagagaagagagagacgaTGTATGTCGTGAATACTATTTACAGTTTATTCCAGTTAATGGGTAAGGCTTTTGCCAGAATCAGTTTATCCCTGTTGTCCCAGCCTGAAGCAGAGGACACTTCACTTCTGCTCCTTGTTTTCCAAGAGAAACAGTTTACACCTCTCACTCAGGTCCCTTCATCTTAAAGGGATAGAAGTAGGCAGGAATAGAAACCATCAGCTCCTTAGAATCTCAGGCCTGGGTTTTTGCTGGAGAAAAGACTAGGAAATGTCGGTTAAGTTCGACCCCATTCTGACTTAAACCAGACACACTGTAAGCAGCAAAGTCTAAAGGAGGTGATACAGATGCTCTGAAGGGCAGTAAAAGAAATCTGTGCTCTTTTTCTTTGCActtttctctcagcctctctccatCTGTAGAGTTTAAATATTTCAACTGTGCTGTGTCCTTGTTATGTGAAGTTATGCTGGATAATGGTTGGTGTGCTCATGTGTGCCCAAGTTCATCTGTCAACCAGGTGCCCTGTGGAGGCAGACAGAGATGGGACGACAGAAAATACAATCGTAGAGCAAGAGCAAATCGGGAGAACCAGGTAGCATCATTCCCCTTCCCGGTCTTTGTCCCTTCTTGCCCCTAGGTGGGAACTCAGGAGAGGAATTTGGAGACTGTATAACACAGGAACCGAGCTAAGACcattacaaacttaaaaaaaaactctaagaCTAGAATTAttataaagggaagaaaaaaggaggatTTCCTTCCACTTTGTGATACTTGAAACACAGATTCTAAACCTGTCTGTATATATTGAACTATTTTTATCGTTTCTGGTagttaacaaattttaaaatatgctttcagAGAGTAtgagtttcactttttaaaaaaataattatggaacGCAGAGAAAATGAACACAGTTTTCTCCCCTGTTTTTTGGTGTTGGCACTAGAAAGTGGTTTCACATTTGAATTTTGTGTGGAGGGCTGCAGAGGTGGTGGGAGAAAATGGCAACCGTGTCCATTGAGGGAAACAAATTCACACTGTCTGTGCATAATTTTGCTTCCCCTTAAATGCATCAAGTCATTATTCTGCCCAGTCTTCCTGTTGTAACTGAGTCATACCCTTTTTCTACcaagctttaaaaataaggagGTACCCTGCGAGGTCCACCTATGCAAGGGAAGAGAAATGCTAGTTACTCTAAACTCAGTCAAATCCAACTGTTAAAGGATAGCGTTAGTTCAGGTACACGAAGGGGATAATAGAAAACCTGGATTCTGCTGTGAAATAACTAAACAATACTTGGACTGTGCTGCTTCTCTCTCGGTTGCTTTTGCTTGTTTCTTATTATAGATCTCAGGCTACAGATTAAGACAGatgggttttgtttgtctttgtccCAGGAAATTCAGTCTGACATGCAGCCAATAACCCAGGCAGACCCTGAGTGTTACTCTTGAGTGGCCTTTACAATCTTCAACAGTATTTGCCGTTCCTAAATGAAAGCCACAATAAAGGAGGACCTAATGAACTATGCTCCTAGAAATGCCTCTTTCATAAAAGGGTTTTGAAAGGATGAGAAGTCTTAGTAGCCAGAACGGAGGATTGTACCTGAGGACCTTAGGGCATATCATTTACtcttatttgatttaaaaagaaaagaaaaacatgacttttcctttaggaaaaaaaaattcaagtttgtGAACATAATTCTAATTAAAAGACTGGGGTATGCGTAAatccaagaaaaatatttaggtcACGATCCCAGCTCACGTGAGCATTCTTAGTCATAAACTTCAGTGCTGAGATAAATAATAAGGTGGAAGAGTATCAAGCTTAGAAAGAAAGACTGTCTCCAAAAGAAATATTCTGGACCCCAATTCCCAAGCTTGGGGTTTTCATCCTTCTGTTACATTTCACTGTCTGTAGAAAATGCCTCAGTAGATCAAATAGAAAGGGCTAAGCAGTAAATAAGCATCCCTTTAATTAAAGGAGCCTTTCACACAAccacaaactgaaaataattttaaggaacTTTATCCACACCTTCATTCCATAAGATGTGTTCTGAAGCAACTGACTTAACAACGTTTTAGGTACCCAGTGACTGCCGGCCATAAGCACATAGCATGTTAAGTGAAATAGTTTACATACACAACGTTTTGCCAGTTTTTTTGATTAATAAAATCCttggaaaaatatacagaagCCTGTAATTCAAAGATTGTTCTTCAAAACCTGTCTTATTCTAGTACTTTAGCAAGAACCTTAAAGCCAAAATGCATAATTAAAATCTAAGTAATCAGTTTACATTCTTGCCATTTCCACTTTAGACATGTTGAAACTTTTACTAAGATCTGATTTAAGGAAACTCTCCCTTGTAGTCATGTACATTTTAAGTGAGGTTTTTATTTAACTCTCCAGCTGGTTCATCATGTAGCAAATTTGGCAGTAATTGGAAAAACTAAGTCACTTGGTGCAAATGCTCATTTGGAAGGTGATTACTTAACAAAACAACTACCTGTTTTTACAAGGATCTCCGTAACTACTTGCCAGAGTGGCAAAAGttgagcctgctttgattctctttggtaaataaatgagggggggcagggaagcaaaagggaaaaagtaagggagagagagagaaagaaagagagacggaATCCCAGGCAACCCAGCACACCCTTACCTTCAGGTTTTGGAGGTATTTACAAACAGGAACTAAAATATCACAGACAGCTGTCCTGGCTGCAACGCGTCTGCCGAGGATTAGAGAAAGCAGAGGGGTGAAGTATGACAATGTCCCACTGGGCAGGAGGGTGTCAGAAACAAAATTTGGTGGAGCTGGCCCAATCTTGCTTGTGTAATAGAGCACCCAAGAACCTGACTGACCTgcttctcagctgtcagcatgaagATATCACCTCATtcaggccttaaaaaaaaaaaaaaaaaaaaaaaaaagcccaacccTCCAGCTTTCATAGGTTGGTCCATTTTGACTTTGAGGCAGGCTGGGTCTCTTGAGCGGTGGCAAACCAGGGGTCATCTGTTTCctgccccaaattaaaaaaaaaaaaaaaaaaaagggagaaagacttTGGTAATGTCCCTTGGTGTATCAGGAATTTCTGGCGCATGCTGGCTTCCCCCTTTGCAGGTGAGGACACCAAAATGACTCATGGCCCGCACCTGTTGCTTTGTGCAAGTCCTATGATGTTTTCTTAGATCATAAACAAACCTGTCTTTCTCATAGTAGGGTACCAAACACCTGAATGGAGAAAACGTGGTGCGAGCAGTAGTGAGGGGCCTCATGTGCAGGGCACCAGTCGGTCACTTAACACAAAGTGAAAGAATGTGTATTGGCATCCTTGAGAAAGCTGTGAAGCATTCGGTTAGAAATAACCACCGGGACTGAAATGGGCTTTCTTGCTGACTTTAGGGGTTTGGGGAGAATGGCCACACAATCCTGAGTAATCCTGAGAGCCTTCACGTTTAAGTAGTTTCCATCctgtgttctctttgcttttactCTCAATTTAGAAGCTGAAGAGTTTCAGAAGTGCCCGGGCAATGCTTGATTAAATACGGGAGTTGAATAACAACCTGGCAtgcttccttcacttccttccacGGCTTATGAAAGGGAGCCGAGTG encodes the following:
- the MUC15 gene encoding mucin-15 isoform X2: MLTSAKILLISKMFSLLLIGSLGEEGLEINTTQSIAAGLKAMQNASVPLESDANLSSDKENREISNPKTSNSSLWDPSNKNHGTTEVFGNSSTNNFSGNPRSTPTLPTNPPLIQGFVSKLPQNSSIADENPQPVSAPPDATSALSSEKFTWSSASDTMKTPDNSSISISILPAAPNTTSASPMITEPDEWLTTTSDSFVGFTPYRETTTLQPTLKFTNNSKLFSNTSDPQEENKNTGVVFGAILGAILGASLLSLVGYLLCGKRKTDSFSHRRLYDDRNEPVLRLDNAPEPYDASFGNSSYYNSTMNDSSMPAGRENVRDGIPMDDIPQLRTSV
- the MUC15 gene encoding mucin-15 isoform X1, with amino-acid sequence MFLKRYIFPLITPVPKKATMLTSAKILLISKMFSLLLIGSLGEEGLEINTTQSIAAGLKAMQNASVPLESDANLSSDKENREISNPKTSNSSLWDPSNKNHGTTEVFGNSSTNNFSGNPRSTPTLPTNPPLIQGFVSKLPQNSSIADENPQPVSAPPDATSALSSEKFTWSSASDTMKTPDNSSISISILPAAPNTTSASPMITEPDEWLTTTSDSFVGFTPYRETTTLQPTLKFTNNSKLFSNTSDPQEENKNTGVVFGAILGAILGASLLSLVGYLLCGKRKTDSFSHRRLYDDRNEPVLRLDNAPEPYDASFGNSSYYNSTMNDSSMPAGRENVRDGIPMDDIPQLRTSV